Proteins from a single region of Megachile rotundata isolate GNS110a chromosome 7, iyMegRotu1, whole genome shotgun sequence:
- the LOC100878463 gene encoding putative phospholipid-transporting ATPase IIB isoform X2 produces the protein METQSNVIRLSKEDIPLISKPRNDNSWTRCCTWMLRRCCRERELRARVIHIGQPMHEKFPTNVIRNQKYNVVTFLPLVLFQQFKFFLNLYFLLMAISQFIPDIRIGYLYTYWGPLCFVLTVTICREAIDDFRRYKRDKEVNAQKYYRLVKGFDTPELVPSSKLRVGDLVIVEKGQRVPADLVLLRTTEKSGACFVRTDQLDGETDWKLRLAVPAIQKLENNSQLFDIKASIYVEKPQKDIHSFIGTFTRYDGYSSEESLGVDNTLWANTAVASGSALGVVVYTGQETRSLMNHSAPRSKVGLLDQEINQLTKVLFCAVIGLALVMMSLKGFNGPWYRYMFRFVLLFSYIIPISLRVNLDMGKAFYAWCIQRDKEIVGTVVRTTTIPEELGRISYLLSDKTGTLTQNKMVFKKLHLGMISYGQETFDEVMNVLKTYYSSTSETSPVKPSAHSGKVRRSESTRIYDAVHALALCHNVTPVYDEINKSTNLDSVSVQTGETGDSGSIQSQTEADQHYYLPEQKRNYQASSPDEVALVKWTEEMGLALVKRDLNFMQLKAPNGKILNYTILQIFPFTSETKRMGIIVKEESSSEIIFYLKGADVVMSGIVQYNDWLEEECGNMAREGLRTLVVAKKNLTEEQYLDFEARYNAARMSVSDRVSRVAAVIESLEREMELLCVTGVEDRLQDRVRPTLELLRNAGIKIWMLTGDKLETATCIAKSSRLVSRTQGLHVFKSVVTRTDAHLELNTFRKKQDCALVISGDSLEVCLQYYEQEFLELACGSPAVVCCRCSPTQKAEVVSLIQRHTGKRTAAVGDGGNDVSMIQAADAGIGLEGLEGRQASLAADFSISQFSHLANLLLVHGRRSYKRSAALSQFVIHRGLIISTMQAVFSAVFYLSSVSLYQGFLMVGYGTIYTMFPVFSLVLDKDVSGKIALTYPELYKELSKGRSLSYKTFFMWILISIYQGGVIMYGALIMFEDEFIHIVAISFTALVLTELIMVALTIRTWHHIMILAEIFSLALYLLSLVVLKDYFDAEFIKTTDFLWKVLLITLISCMPLYILKFLRKKFSPPSYTKLS, from the exons ATGGAGACACAAAGCAATGTTATAAGGCTATCGAAGGAAGATATTCCGTTGATATCTAAACCGCGAAATGACAATTCCTGGACAAG ATGTTGTACCTGGATGTTGAGAAGATGTTGTAGAGAACGTGAGTTAAGAGCTAGAGTTATCCACATTGGTCAGCCAATGCATGAAAAGTTTCCTACTAATGTCATAAGGAATCAAAAATACAATGTTGTTACATTCTTGCCTCTG GTTCTTTTCCAACAGTTTAAATTTTTCTTGAACCTATATTTTTTGCTTATGGCTATATCTCAGTTTATACCTGACATACGAATAGGGTACCTGTACACTTATTGGGGACCTTTGTGTTTTGTGTTAACTGTTACAATTTGTCGGGAAGCAATTGATGATTTTAGACGTTATAAGAGAGACAAAGAAGTCAATGCCCAAAAATATTATAGATTAGTAAAAGGTTTCGATACTCCAGAACTAGTACCAAGTTCTAAATTACGTGTGGGTGATTTG GTAATTGTGGAGAAAGGTCAAAGGGTTCCAGCTGATTTGGTTCTGCTACGAACAACAGAAAAATCTGGAGCTTGCTTTGTAAGAACAGATCAATTAGATGGAGAGACAGATTGGAAACTACGTTTGGCTGTACCTGCAATTCAAAAATTGGAGAATAATTCTCAGTTATTTGATATAAAAGCCAGCATATATGTTGAAAAGCCACAGAAAGATATACACAGCTTTATTGGGACATTTACGAGG TATGATGGATACAGCAGCGAAGAAAGTTTAGGCGTCGATAATACATTATGGGCAAATACTGCCGTTGCATCAGGTTCGGCGCTAGGCGTTGTTGTGTACACAGGACAGGAAACCAGATCACTCATGAACCATTCTGCGCCGCGATCCAAAGTTGGTTTATTAGATCAGGAAATAAATCAGTTGACGAAG GTCTTATTTTGTGCTGTGATCGGATTAGCGTTAGTAATGATGTCTTTGAAAGGTTTTAACGGACCATGGTATCGTTATATGTTtcgttttgttttattattctcCTATATAATACCGATCAGCTTAAGGGTGAATTTGGATATGGGAAAAGCATTTTACGCGTGGTGCATACAGAGGGATAAGGAAATTGTTGGAACGGTTGTAAGAACCACTACCATTCCTGAAGAACTTGGTCGCATTTCGTATTTATTAAGCGACAAGACTGGTACATTGACACAGAATAAAATGGTTTTCAAGAAATTGCATTTAGGCATGATATCTTATGGTCAAGAGACGTTTGACGAAGTTATGAATGTGCTAAAAACCTATTACTCTTCCACTTCTGAAACATCACCGGTAAAGCCGTCTGCGCACAGTGGAAAAGTAAGAAGATCAGAAAGTACAAGGATATACGATGCAGTACATGCTTTGGCGTTATGTCACAATGTAACACCAGTGTACGACGAGATAAATAAATCCACTAACTTAGACTCGGTGAGCGTACAAACAGGAGAAACAGGAGATTCTGGATCTATTCAAAG TCAAACAGAAGCAGATCAACATTATTATTTGCCAGAACAGAAACGTAATTATCAGGCTTCTAGTCCTGATGAAGTAGCATTGGTTAAATGGACAGAAGAAATGGGATTAGCACTGGTGAAACGCGATTTAAATTTTATGCAATTGAAAGCTCCAAatggaaaaattttaaactatactattttacaaatatttccaTTCACGTCGGAGACCAAACGAATGGGAATAATAGTCAAAGAAGAATCTAGttctgaaataatattttatttgaaaggaGCAGATGTAGTAATGTCCGGAATAGTGCAGTATAATGATTGGCTTGAAGAAGAGTGTGGTAATATGGCTCGAGAAGGCTTAAGAACGTTAGTTGTCGCGAAGAAAAATCTAACGGAAGAGCAGTATCTTGACTTTGAAGCAAG ATATAACGCAGCGAGAATGAGTGTTAGTGATCGTGTTTCGAGAGTTGCAGCGGttattgaaagtttggaaagggAAATGGAATTATTATGTGTAACCGGTGTTGAAGATAGATTACAAGATAGAGTCAGGCCTACATTGGAATTACTAAGAAATGCTGGAATTAAG ATATGGATGCTAACAGGCGATAAACTGGAAACTGCAACTTGTATAGCAAAATCTTCACGCTTAGTTTCACGAACACAAGGTCTTCACGTTTTTAAATCAGTGGTAACTCGCACAGACGCACATTTAGAATTAAACACATTTCGTAAAAAGCAAGACTGTGCCTTAGTTATCAGCGGAGATTCTTTAGAGGTTTGTTTGCAATATTATGAACAAGAATTCTTGGAACTGGCGTGCGGTTCACCCGCTGTTGTTTGCTGTCGATGTTCACCCACTCAGAAAGCTGAAGTTGTGAGCCTTATTCAGAGACATACAGGAAAGAGAACCGCGGCTGTTGGGGACGGTGGCAATGATGTATCTATGATACAAGCAGCAGATGCTG GCATAGGTCTTGAAGGTCTTGAAGGAAGACAGGCTTCTTTAGCGGCAGATTTTTCTATCTCTCAGTTTAGTCATTTGGCTAATCTCCTGTTGGTTCATGGTCGAAGAAGTTATAAGCGTTCTGCCGCTTTAAGTCAATTCGTTATTCATAGAGGTTTAATTATCTCAACTATGCAAGCTGTATTTTCTGCAGTTTTTTATTTGTCTTCGGTGTCCTTGTATCAGGGATTTTTAATGGTTGg ttacggAACGATATATACAATGTTTCCCGTATTTTCTTTGGTACTAGACAAAGATGTGTCAGGGAAAATTGCCCTCACTTATCCGGAGCTTTATAAAGAACTTAGTAAAGGTCGATCATTGTCTTATAAGACATTTTTCATGTGGATTTTAATAAGCATATATCAAG gcGGTGTTATAATGTATGGGGCACTTATAATGTTCGAAGATGAATTCATTCATATAGTCGCCATAAGCTTCACTGCACTTGTTTTAACGGAATTAATTATGGTAGCCCTAACGATTAGAACATGGCATCACATCATGATACTCGCAGAAATATTTTCATTGGCACTTTATCTGTTATCCTTAGTTGTTCTTAAGGACTATTTCG ATGCCGAGTTTATCAAAACCACGGACTTCTTGTGGAAAGTATTGCTGATAACATTAATTTCCTGCATGccattgtatattttaaaattcttacgaAAAAAGTTTTCGCCTCCCAGTTATACCAAACTATCTTAA
- the LOC100878463 gene encoding putative phospholipid-transporting ATPase IIB isoform X1, with protein MRLEEMPLRLSSDERDFEMDEETDYLLQPSEDSIRLLTSRRRRINDCSIFLKNFFCGCCTWMLRRCCRERELRARVIHIGQPMHEKFPTNVIRNQKYNVVTFLPLVLFQQFKFFLNLYFLLMAISQFIPDIRIGYLYTYWGPLCFVLTVTICREAIDDFRRYKRDKEVNAQKYYRLVKGFDTPELVPSSKLRVGDLVIVEKGQRVPADLVLLRTTEKSGACFVRTDQLDGETDWKLRLAVPAIQKLENNSQLFDIKASIYVEKPQKDIHSFIGTFTRYDGYSSEESLGVDNTLWANTAVASGSALGVVVYTGQETRSLMNHSAPRSKVGLLDQEINQLTKVLFCAVIGLALVMMSLKGFNGPWYRYMFRFVLLFSYIIPISLRVNLDMGKAFYAWCIQRDKEIVGTVVRTTTIPEELGRISYLLSDKTGTLTQNKMVFKKLHLGMISYGQETFDEVMNVLKTYYSSTSETSPVKPSAHSGKVRRSESTRIYDAVHALALCHNVTPVYDEINKSTNLDSVSVQTGETGDSGSIQSQTEADQHYYLPEQKRNYQASSPDEVALVKWTEEMGLALVKRDLNFMQLKAPNGKILNYTILQIFPFTSETKRMGIIVKEESSSEIIFYLKGADVVMSGIVQYNDWLEEECGNMAREGLRTLVVAKKNLTEEQYLDFEARYNAARMSVSDRVSRVAAVIESLEREMELLCVTGVEDRLQDRVRPTLELLRNAGIKIWMLTGDKLETATCIAKSSRLVSRTQGLHVFKSVVTRTDAHLELNTFRKKQDCALVISGDSLEVCLQYYEQEFLELACGSPAVVCCRCSPTQKAEVVSLIQRHTGKRTAAVGDGGNDVSMIQAADAGIGLEGLEGRQASLAADFSISQFSHLANLLLVHGRRSYKRSAALSQFVIHRGLIISTMQAVFSAVFYLSSVSLYQGFLMVGYGTIYTMFPVFSLVLDKDVSGKIALTYPELYKELSKGRSLSYKTFFMWILISIYQGGVIMYGALIMFEDEFIHIVAISFTALVLTELIMVALTIRTWHHIMILAEIFSLALYLLSLVVLKDYFDAEFIKTTDFLWKVLLITLISCMPLYILKFLRKKFSPPSYTKLS; from the exons ATGCGGTTAGAAGAAATGCCATTACGTCTAAGCTCGGATGAGCGGGATTTTGAAATGGACGAAGAAACTGATTATCTTCTTCAACCTTCCGAAGATAGTATACGATTATTGACATCAAGAAGACGGCGAATTAACGATTGTTCCATATtcctaaaaaatttcttttgcgG ATGTTGTACCTGGATGTTGAGAAGATGTTGTAGAGAACGTGAGTTAAGAGCTAGAGTTATCCACATTGGTCAGCCAATGCATGAAAAGTTTCCTACTAATGTCATAAGGAATCAAAAATACAATGTTGTTACATTCTTGCCTCTG GTTCTTTTCCAACAGTTTAAATTTTTCTTGAACCTATATTTTTTGCTTATGGCTATATCTCAGTTTATACCTGACATACGAATAGGGTACCTGTACACTTATTGGGGACCTTTGTGTTTTGTGTTAACTGTTACAATTTGTCGGGAAGCAATTGATGATTTTAGACGTTATAAGAGAGACAAAGAAGTCAATGCCCAAAAATATTATAGATTAGTAAAAGGTTTCGATACTCCAGAACTAGTACCAAGTTCTAAATTACGTGTGGGTGATTTG GTAATTGTGGAGAAAGGTCAAAGGGTTCCAGCTGATTTGGTTCTGCTACGAACAACAGAAAAATCTGGAGCTTGCTTTGTAAGAACAGATCAATTAGATGGAGAGACAGATTGGAAACTACGTTTGGCTGTACCTGCAATTCAAAAATTGGAGAATAATTCTCAGTTATTTGATATAAAAGCCAGCATATATGTTGAAAAGCCACAGAAAGATATACACAGCTTTATTGGGACATTTACGAGG TATGATGGATACAGCAGCGAAGAAAGTTTAGGCGTCGATAATACATTATGGGCAAATACTGCCGTTGCATCAGGTTCGGCGCTAGGCGTTGTTGTGTACACAGGACAGGAAACCAGATCACTCATGAACCATTCTGCGCCGCGATCCAAAGTTGGTTTATTAGATCAGGAAATAAATCAGTTGACGAAG GTCTTATTTTGTGCTGTGATCGGATTAGCGTTAGTAATGATGTCTTTGAAAGGTTTTAACGGACCATGGTATCGTTATATGTTtcgttttgttttattattctcCTATATAATACCGATCAGCTTAAGGGTGAATTTGGATATGGGAAAAGCATTTTACGCGTGGTGCATACAGAGGGATAAGGAAATTGTTGGAACGGTTGTAAGAACCACTACCATTCCTGAAGAACTTGGTCGCATTTCGTATTTATTAAGCGACAAGACTGGTACATTGACACAGAATAAAATGGTTTTCAAGAAATTGCATTTAGGCATGATATCTTATGGTCAAGAGACGTTTGACGAAGTTATGAATGTGCTAAAAACCTATTACTCTTCCACTTCTGAAACATCACCGGTAAAGCCGTCTGCGCACAGTGGAAAAGTAAGAAGATCAGAAAGTACAAGGATATACGATGCAGTACATGCTTTGGCGTTATGTCACAATGTAACACCAGTGTACGACGAGATAAATAAATCCACTAACTTAGACTCGGTGAGCGTACAAACAGGAGAAACAGGAGATTCTGGATCTATTCAAAG TCAAACAGAAGCAGATCAACATTATTATTTGCCAGAACAGAAACGTAATTATCAGGCTTCTAGTCCTGATGAAGTAGCATTGGTTAAATGGACAGAAGAAATGGGATTAGCACTGGTGAAACGCGATTTAAATTTTATGCAATTGAAAGCTCCAAatggaaaaattttaaactatactattttacaaatatttccaTTCACGTCGGAGACCAAACGAATGGGAATAATAGTCAAAGAAGAATCTAGttctgaaataatattttatttgaaaggaGCAGATGTAGTAATGTCCGGAATAGTGCAGTATAATGATTGGCTTGAAGAAGAGTGTGGTAATATGGCTCGAGAAGGCTTAAGAACGTTAGTTGTCGCGAAGAAAAATCTAACGGAAGAGCAGTATCTTGACTTTGAAGCAAG ATATAACGCAGCGAGAATGAGTGTTAGTGATCGTGTTTCGAGAGTTGCAGCGGttattgaaagtttggaaagggAAATGGAATTATTATGTGTAACCGGTGTTGAAGATAGATTACAAGATAGAGTCAGGCCTACATTGGAATTACTAAGAAATGCTGGAATTAAG ATATGGATGCTAACAGGCGATAAACTGGAAACTGCAACTTGTATAGCAAAATCTTCACGCTTAGTTTCACGAACACAAGGTCTTCACGTTTTTAAATCAGTGGTAACTCGCACAGACGCACATTTAGAATTAAACACATTTCGTAAAAAGCAAGACTGTGCCTTAGTTATCAGCGGAGATTCTTTAGAGGTTTGTTTGCAATATTATGAACAAGAATTCTTGGAACTGGCGTGCGGTTCACCCGCTGTTGTTTGCTGTCGATGTTCACCCACTCAGAAAGCTGAAGTTGTGAGCCTTATTCAGAGACATACAGGAAAGAGAACCGCGGCTGTTGGGGACGGTGGCAATGATGTATCTATGATACAAGCAGCAGATGCTG GCATAGGTCTTGAAGGTCTTGAAGGAAGACAGGCTTCTTTAGCGGCAGATTTTTCTATCTCTCAGTTTAGTCATTTGGCTAATCTCCTGTTGGTTCATGGTCGAAGAAGTTATAAGCGTTCTGCCGCTTTAAGTCAATTCGTTATTCATAGAGGTTTAATTATCTCAACTATGCAAGCTGTATTTTCTGCAGTTTTTTATTTGTCTTCGGTGTCCTTGTATCAGGGATTTTTAATGGTTGg ttacggAACGATATATACAATGTTTCCCGTATTTTCTTTGGTACTAGACAAAGATGTGTCAGGGAAAATTGCCCTCACTTATCCGGAGCTTTATAAAGAACTTAGTAAAGGTCGATCATTGTCTTATAAGACATTTTTCATGTGGATTTTAATAAGCATATATCAAG gcGGTGTTATAATGTATGGGGCACTTATAATGTTCGAAGATGAATTCATTCATATAGTCGCCATAAGCTTCACTGCACTTGTTTTAACGGAATTAATTATGGTAGCCCTAACGATTAGAACATGGCATCACATCATGATACTCGCAGAAATATTTTCATTGGCACTTTATCTGTTATCCTTAGTTGTTCTTAAGGACTATTTCG ATGCCGAGTTTATCAAAACCACGGACTTCTTGTGGAAAGTATTGCTGATAACATTAATTTCCTGCATGccattgtatattttaaaattcttacgaAAAAAGTTTTCGCCTCCCAGTTATACCAAACTATCTTAA